The DNA window CCGCGCCCGCGCGGTCCGGTGTCCACGGACGTGATCACCGCGCTCCGCGGGGATCCGTCGCAGCCGGTGAGCCTCCCCGAGACAGCCGCAGACGTCGACTACCTCGGTCATGACGTGCAGCTGGCTCTGTACCTCTGCTACGAACTGCACTACCGCGGCTTCCGTGGCGTCGACGACGAGTGGGAATGGAACACCGAGTTGCTCGGCCTTCGTCGGCAGCTCGAACGTGGATTTCTCGCGCGTATAAGGGAATCGGTCGATCCGGGTTCGAGTGCGACAGAAGAGATGGATGCCTTGTCGGTGGAGCCGAAGACCGGAACAGGGCCGTCCTGGTATCTGCGCGACGCTGGAACCTGGTCCCAGATGCGTGAGTACCTTGCCAACCGTTCGCTCTACCATCTCAAAGAGGCCGACCCGCATGCATGGGCGATTCCTCGGCTGACGGGCCAGGCGAAAGCGTCGTTCGTCGCGGTGGAATACGACGAGTACGGCGCTGGACGCGTCGATCGTATGCATCAGCGGCTGTACCTCGAGGCTATGCACGCCGCGGGAATGGATACCGGATATCTAGCGTATCTCGACGATGCGAATCCGGAGATGCTCGCAATCGTCAACGTCATGTCGCTGTTCGGCTTGCATCGCTCCCTGCGGGGTGCCGTAGTCGGGCACTTCGCCGCAACGGAGATCACGTCCTCTCCAGGGGCAGCGCGGCTTGTCGAGGCGCTGCGGAGGCTCGAAGCTCCGGAAGAGTGCGTGCACTTCTACGCCGAACACGTCGAAGCCGACGCGGTACACGAACAGATACTGCGGCATGACGTCGTCGGATCGTTGATCGCCGACCAGCCCGAACTCGAAGCCGACGTCGTGTTCGGTATGCGGGCGTTGTCGTTTCTGGAGGACCGTTTCGGCGATGCGATGATGCAACGCTGGACAGCCTAGCGTCGAGTCCGGTGGCTCGTGTCGCACAGTGGAAAGGTTTTGCTGCGCTTGCACATGCACATCGCAACGGTGGTTCGATCCGATTCCACGATCCGGCCGTCGGGCATCTCGATCTCCACGGGTCCCTCGATCATGAGTGGACCGTTCTTGACCATCCGTACACGTGTCATGGTTTCGCTTCCCTCCTGACGGCATTCGTTCTCGATGCCCTGGTGCCGCGACCGCCGGGTCGTTTCGAGGGGTGCCCCGAGGTCCCCGGGACGAAACCCCGGTAATCGACAGCCAGGTATACGCGCCGGTG is part of the Rhodococcus sovatensis genome and encodes:
- a CDS encoding iron-containing redox enzyme family protein produces the protein MTSTATFAASIDSGRPGHLPRPRGPVSTDVITALRGDPSQPVSLPETAADVDYLGHDVQLALYLCYELHYRGFRGVDDEWEWNTELLGLRRQLERGFLARIRESVDPGSSATEEMDALSVEPKTGTGPSWYLRDAGTWSQMREYLANRSLYHLKEADPHAWAIPRLTGQAKASFVAVEYDEYGAGRVDRMHQRLYLEAMHAAGMDTGYLAYLDDANPEMLAIVNVMSLFGLHRSLRGAVVGHFAATEITSSPGAARLVEALRRLEAPEECVHFYAEHVEADAVHEQILRHDVVGSLIADQPELEADVVFGMRALSFLEDRFGDAMMQRWTA
- a CDS encoding CDGSH iron-sulfur domain-containing protein produces the protein MTRVRMVKNGPLMIEGPVEIEMPDGRIVESDRTTVAMCMCKRSKTFPLCDTSHRTRR